The following are encoded in a window of Staphylococcus piscifermentans genomic DNA:
- the hutI gene encoding imidazolonepropionase, which yields MSNDLVIQNIAQLILPKKTDKPLKGKELDQLNVVEDGTVVVDNGKVVYAGPHSDEYQGKETIDATGKVISPALVDAHTHLVFGGSREHEMALKRQGASYLEILEQGGGILSTVKATREATEEELFKKTDKALREIMSYGVLTVESKSGYGLDKENELKQLKVSHELEDKYGITMKHTFLGPHAVPEEAESSEAFLQEMIDLLPEMKQYADFADIFCETGVFSVEESRKYMQAAKDAGFDVKIHADEIDPLGGLGLAIEENAISGDHLVASSEEDKKALHDSNTVAVLLPGTTFYLDKEGYADARGMIDNNGAIAIASDFNPGSNVTNNLQLVMTIASLKLKLSPNEVWNAVTVNAAKAIDADAGTLETGDDANFVIWDAPNYEYILYHYGINHAENVYKDGELFIDNTIKVNTESEKSKA from the coding sequence ATGAGTAATGATTTAGTAATCCAAAATATTGCACAATTAATTTTACCGAAAAAAACAGATAAACCCTTAAAAGGTAAAGAGCTTGATCAATTGAATGTAGTAGAAGACGGTACAGTAGTGGTAGATAACGGTAAAGTTGTATACGCCGGCCCGCATTCAGATGAATATCAAGGTAAAGAAACGATTGATGCAACTGGCAAAGTTATTTCACCAGCATTGGTAGATGCACACACGCATTTAGTCTTCGGCGGTTCTAGAGAACATGAAATGGCATTAAAACGTCAAGGCGCTTCTTACTTGGAAATCTTAGAACAAGGTGGCGGTATTCTATCTACAGTGAAAGCGACACGTGAAGCAACTGAGGAAGAATTATTCAAGAAAACGGACAAAGCCTTACGTGAAATCATGTCTTATGGTGTCTTGACTGTAGAAAGTAAAAGTGGTTACGGCTTAGATAAAGAGAACGAATTGAAACAATTAAAAGTATCTCATGAACTAGAAGATAAATATGGTATTACAATGAAACACACTTTCTTAGGACCGCATGCGGTACCTGAAGAAGCGGAATCTAGTGAAGCATTCTTGCAAGAAATGATTGACTTGCTGCCTGAAATGAAACAATATGCTGACTTCGCGGATATCTTCTGTGAAACAGGTGTGTTCTCAGTAGAAGAATCTAGAAAATATATGCAAGCAGCTAAAGATGCAGGATTTGATGTGAAAATTCATGCAGATGAAATCGATCCTTTAGGCGGCTTAGGTCTAGCAATTGAAGAAAACGCGATTTCTGGCGACCACTTAGTGGCTTCTAGTGAAGAAGATAAAAAAGCGTTGCATGATAGTAATACAGTCGCTGTGTTATTACCAGGTACAACGTTCTACCTTGATAAAGAAGGTTATGCAGATGCACGTGGTATGATTGATAATAACGGTGCCATTGCAATTGCATCAGACTTCAACCCAGGTAGTAACGTGACGAACAATCTTCAATTGGTAATGACAATTGCCAGCTTGAAATTGAAATTATCTCCAAATGAAGTTTGGAATGCAGTTACAGTGAACGCTGCAAAAGCAATTGATGCAGATGCAGGTACGTTAGAAACTGGCGACGATGCAAACTTTGTTATCTGGGATGCGCCAAACTATGAATATATTCTTTATCATTATGGTATCAACCATGCTGAAAATGTTTATAAAGATGGAGAATTATTTATCGATAATACTATCAAAGTTAATACTGAATCTGAAAAAAGCAAAGCTTAA
- a CDS encoding SulP family inorganic anion transporter has translation MRIESYAEEWQGSVKDNIFAGILIALSALPGAIAYSFIVGMNPSIGLLSMGIMMVVLSFTAGRTLMITGPSSGIALVAAPLVASHGPMYLIAASMVMGVLQMLFGVFKVSRLIDRIPVAVVIGFMNALALLLMSSQFPSIFGISTATYIFAVLSFLIIWLVPRWIRFIPAPLISIVVLTLVAHTLHPNLKYVHDLADIHVVIPKVQWEVLPLFTHTHALGIILGYGLTMAIVGTLQSLLTAKALDVLTNVRSNENQESAAQGLANFASGLFGGFGGSALVGQSKFNVKIGATARFSTLVTAFFLLLTIYVLGPVISLIPMVVLATVLVSIAFNTFDRRTWIAIKAAPVRNTATILITMVVTLATNNLAFGVLSGTAIYLVFYFFGKGSGKDDRHQSS, from the coding sequence GTGAGAATTGAAAGTTATGCTGAAGAATGGCAAGGAAGCGTGAAAGATAATATATTTGCAGGTATCTTAATTGCCCTTTCAGCTTTGCCTGGTGCGATTGCTTACTCATTTATCGTCGGAATGAATCCTTCTATCGGATTATTAAGTATGGGAATTATGATGGTGGTTTTAAGTTTTACTGCAGGCCGTACGTTGATGATTACCGGACCTAGCAGCGGCATTGCGTTGGTGGCCGCACCTCTCGTCGCTAGTCATGGACCTATGTATTTAATTGCTGCCAGTATGGTAATGGGTGTGCTGCAAATGTTATTCGGCGTTTTTAAAGTAAGTCGATTAATCGATCGCATTCCAGTAGCGGTAGTTATTGGATTTATGAATGCACTCGCACTTCTATTAATGTCATCACAATTTCCAAGCATCTTTGGTATTTCAACTGCTACTTATATCTTTGCAGTATTATCATTTTTAATTATTTGGCTAGTACCGCGCTGGATCAGATTTATTCCCGCACCGCTGATTTCTATTGTCGTGCTGACGCTTGTAGCGCATACACTGCATCCGAACTTGAAATATGTCCATGATTTAGCTGATATCCATGTGGTCATCCCGAAAGTGCAGTGGGAAGTGCTGCCGCTCTTCACACATACTCATGCATTAGGCATTATCTTGGGCTATGGATTGACAATGGCGATAGTAGGAACACTGCAATCGCTGTTGACTGCCAAGGCTTTAGATGTATTGACGAATGTAAGAAGTAATGAGAATCAAGAATCCGCGGCTCAAGGGTTAGCGAATTTTGCTTCTGGATTGTTCGGAGGATTTGGGGGCAGTGCTTTAGTAGGTCAATCTAAATTTAATGTGAAAATCGGGGCGACCGCACGTTTTTCAACTTTAGTCACGGCTTTCTTCTTATTGCTTACCATCTATGTGCTAGGTCCAGTTATATCTTTAATTCCTATGGTCGTATTGGCCACTGTATTAGTATCTATTGCTTTCAATACATTTGACAGAAGAACTTGGATTGCGATTAAAGCAGCACCTGTACGTAATACCGCAACGATTTTAATAACTATGGTGGTCACTTTGGCCACGAATAACTTAGCGTTCGGCGTACTCTCTGGTACAGCCATCTATCTAGTGTTTTATTTTTTCGGAAAAGGAAGTGGGAAAGATGACAGACATCAATCAAGTTAA